The Puniceicoccales bacterium nucleotide sequence CCGATTTAGGTACCGCTGAGAAAAATCTTTATAAACTTCTATGGGGTATGAAAAATTTTAAAGAGCAGTAAAAATTTGACATTTTGGATACATTGAATATAATAAAATCTATTATGGTAGATGGAATTAAGGGAAATAATTACTGGGAGCCAAATAAAGTCCGTGGTTCCTATGGCAATACAAATCAACAACCATTGAACACATCCATATCAACGGAAAAAGCAGCTGAACATGTACAAAATAGCACAAATTTGATCCGCGATATGATCATGAACCAAAATGTTAACATTGATACACTTCGCAACGAAATTCTTTCAATAGCAGACAATATCCAGGGAGCTATGTTTTTAATAAAAAGCAACGGCGGCACAGCTAGTATAAATTTCGATCAAAAACTAGACCTAATGCATGTCCAAAGCAATCTCGTCCGGCTTCTACCACTTCTTGAGCTACTCATAAGCCCCACATCTCATCTTCTCGGCGAAAATAGTAAGTCAACTCTGCGCGTCATATTAAGAGATGAAAATGGTAGCTTGCAATCCATGGCCAATATATTGCAAGACATCCTGAATGCACTGCCATAGCTATTTTTTATTCACAAAGCTTTCTAAATATTTCCAAAAAGAACCACTGCCCTCGGTAAGCTGCTCATCCGTAACCGGCAGGCAAAACCTGTATAGAAAATCATTAAGTGTATGTTCGCCAAGAATATACCGACAATATATTACATCTTCATCAATGACTTCAAAGTAGATTCTTAAATCGTCGATTCTACATCTATAAATGTCTGTGCCTTCCCTTCGAAACCTTCCTATTGTCGCACTTTTGCCCAACGGAATGTTACCATCGCAAACTTCACCGATCTTGTCAAGAAGTTTTAATTGAATTAATTTATCCAATTTACTGAATTCATTTAAACTCTGATCGCTAAATGTAATTTGTTTCATAATGGGTTCTTTTGTTTTGAAATTCCCATCGATTATCCACCATTGATAGCATTAGCAAATCGAGGCAATACACAATGAAAATTTTATATATATCCCCAATAAAATATCACGGAAGCACTTGCTAGTCAATATATTAACCATATGACAAACTGCTATGGCTCTATTTTTATCAGACTCTCCGACGAAAATATTTCACAAATTTCGTGAAAATTTACAGGCCATCGACCCATTTAATAGCCTGCCAACGGCCATCGTTACACCAGATGTCGTCGATATGGATTTAATAAAAATGAAACTCATGGAAAGTGACACTGCGGCATTGAACTGCAACTTCTTTACGCTAAAAATGTTAATAGAAAAAGTTCAACCAGCATTAAGTAGAAAGCCTGCAACCAAAAAGGACCTGGCCATGATTTGCCAACAGATGGTTGAAACCATGCCTGCGAGCAGCGAAAAAACTCTACTCAGATCAAACATCTATGAATTTTTGGAAGCCATCGACGATATTACACAGGCGAATTGTAATTTCTCCATCTTCAACAACCAAAGATTCACTGCCGCCGCCCAGGCCCTCCAGACTGCAATGAAAAAATACAACATTTTCACAGCCAATGACCATCTAAATGACCAAATTAGTCATATGGCCAACAACAACCGTAAGATGTTCCAGCTGATGATGTTTTATGGTTTTTCATCGCTACACATTGATAAACTAGCGGCCATCAGCGCCCTGCAATCACTGGCAATAAATTCGGCTTTCTACTGCCTATATGATGAGTGCAGTGACGCGGAATTTTTCTCACTCGAACCGCTGGAAAAGCTTTTCGGCGAAGCAGAATACCTATACTCAGCCAATGAGATTTTTTTGCAAAATGTAAAAATTACACACACCGAAACACAATTCGCCGAAGCATCCTTCATTCTCGATGAAATTGAAAAAATTATACAGTCTAAAAAGATGGCCCATATCGGCCTGGTGGCACCGTACCATAATTGCCTTAGTCTAAACATTATTGCCAACATTCTGTCATCCAAAGGCATCGCCTATTATGACCCATCATCTAAATTCCTCCCGGCCACCCAAAACCAATTAATTTTATATGCCTGGGCAACATTTCAAGAAAAGTTAACACCGCCATCATTGTTAACTTTCATGAGGCAACTACTTATAAATCACATACTTGAATTCGATGACTTCAATAAAATACTGGACGAATTTTCCAAGGCATTCGACAATACATTGGAAAAAAATTGTACAAAATTGCTAGCATTCATAGGTCTGGATGAAGCATCAAAGTCTGTGTCACTTTTCAAAAAATATCCGTTGTTACCATGCCACGCAACTTTTTTTGAGTTTTTTAAATTAACAGAAAAAATTTTCCCAAAAATCATTGCCTCGGAAAATGTTGAAGTAGCAATGGCTTTCAAAACACCAATCAGTAGAGCTAACTTTTGCACCAGGCTAAAAGGAGCCATACTGGACAAAAGGCATAAAATTTCCACCCACTGCCAAAATAACTCCAAAATATGGCTACTCTCCAACCAACAGGCCGAAAAATATACATTCTCGCACCTATTCGTTCTGTCAGCAAACGAAGAAACCTGGCTCAGTCAATCTGAAAATATTTTCCTCAGCGATGAAATAAAAGGCAAAATAACTTCGACAGATAAAAAAATAACAACCTCTAAAATGGCCATCGACAGAAAGAGACATTTCCTCGACAATCTCTGCAACCTATCGCCAAATATTTTTATAACAGATCACAAAAAAAATACCCTAACTAGTTCCACGCCAATACATATCTTCGAAGATAACCAGGAAATACCGCCCGGTGATACAGCCAAGTCATACCTTGGCAGGATCCACAGCCAGCAACCAAAACCATCACCGAAGCAAATCGATGAATTCAAGCGCATCCATGCTCTGCGCCGAAACGAAGCCATTAAATTTGGCGACTACGATTACTCGTTGGATCAGAAGCAGATGGGTACTTTTTCCATCTCTTGCAAAGCCATCGAACGGGCAATAACCCATCCGGTCGATGTCTGGAATGAAACAATATTAGGGATAAAAAGCATACAACGTTTTGAAGCAGATGCAGTTACAATTCAACGCATCCGGGGAACTCTAATTCATAATCTGCTGGATTTTAGCTTTGCTAAAAGAAAACCTCAAAAAATACCAACCCAGAATGTGTTTCATAGCATCCTCGAGGCCAAACTATTTGGAATACATAACAAGATTAAAACGACCATTGGCCACCCATCACCGCTCTGTGAAAATATATTCCAAGAAAGCCTCCAGGTCGCCATGAACCTGGCCGACCATATCTCGAAAATTGGCGAAGGGAAATGGTTTTTTAGCGAATATCCCATATCGGGCCCCATCGTTGTCTCCGAGGCACTTACCATAACCGCCAAAGGCAGAGTGGACATGATCATCACCTCTTCACCAAATTTTCCTGACCCGGAAAATTCCTGCGAAAATATCATCATCGACTATAAAACTGGCATCGATAATCCGCTGACACCTGCCAAATTTGGAAAAATCGACGACCGTTCGGGCGAAATTAATCTAAGTGGTTTGCAATTAATACTATACGCCCTAGCTCTGCGATCCCGAGGCTGTAAAAATCTAAGCATTGCCATGGTAAAAGAAGATTTTTTTGAAGAACATGCCGACAGCAACATTCATTCTCTCAACGACTTCTCAAACATAACCCATGAGCATGTTATCAGAATAATAAAAAATATCGCCATCTACGGCTTATTTGGCCAGCAAAAATATGGAAAATTCCTCGGCATCAATCACAAACAGATCTCCATCCTACCCATAGCCACTGACATAATAAATAAAAGAGCTGCCCTTTTGAAAAGCAGCTCTGATTTTGACCATTTGCCCAAAAATCAATGATTGCAGATGCATATACGATTATTCAGAATCGTCATCATCCTCTTCATCGGATTCACTATAGAAATCCTCGTCGAAATCCTCATTAACTCTAACCGACGCTAAGCTCGGATAGCTAAAGAGCATGCAAGAGGAACCAGCCACTTGAAACATTAAAACAGTCAATAAAACAATGAATCTACTTCTTTTCATAATATACAAACTCCTTTTATTTTCCCATCATTCGGGTGGCAATAACATATTACTATCAGCCACCAATGCAACAAAAATATGATAAAATAGTAAAATAAGACACATGGATGTCACACTAGTGTATAAATATAAATATCATAGAATACCATCTCCTTCAGTATCGGATTCCATCTCAAATCTATCAAAGGCTTCGCTGAGATTCGCAAAATCCTTATTATTATGAATCTTTTCATAGGCTCTCAACTCGGCCTCCAATTCACTTGCATCGTAATTCGCTGCCTTCACTGATAATCCAATCCTCCGTTCATTTTTATCAATTTTGATAACCCTGGATGAAACCTCATGGCCCACCTGGAGCACATCCTTCACTTTCTCAACGCGCTCTTCGGCCACCTGACTTATATGGACAAAACCATCTATTCCGCTATGTAACTCAACAAATGCCCCATAGGCAGTAATCTTGTTGACTTTGCCAGTAACCAAACTACCAATCTGGAATATCTCGTCTATGGTTTCCCATGGATCTTTTTCTAACTGTTTGATACCCAACGCAATCTCATGCTTGTCCATGTCCACATTAATGACAACCGCATCCACCATATCGCCTTTTTTCAGCACATCATTCGGATGATTTATCTTCCTCGTCCAGCTTATATCAGACACATGAACCATGCCATCAATCCCTTCCTCCAACTCCACAAAGGCACCATAATTGGTCAGATTGCGGACGGCTCCTCTCACCCGAGCTCCAATGGGATAGTTATGCCTGACCATTTCCCATGGATTTTCTTCTAACTGCCTGATACCAAGAGCAATCCTCTGATTATCTTTCTCTATGCCCACCACCACTGCCGAAATTATATCGCCCACCTTCATGATTTCACTGGGCTTATTTATGCGTTTCGTCCAGGACATTTCTGCAATGTGAATTAGGCCTTCCACGCCCTGTTCCAATTCCACAAATGCTCCATAGGGCACCAAATTGACCACTTTGCCAGAAACCTTTGACCCAATGGGATACTTGGCCTCTATATTTTCCCAAGGATTTGGAGCCGCCTGCTTCATACCTAATGAAACTCTTTCGCGCCCCTTATCGATGTCCAAAACCATTACACTTACCTCTTCTCCTACGGAAACCACATCCTCGGGATGAGAAACTCTGCCCCAGGATACATCTTTTATATGTAACAGTCCATCAAGACCATCTAGATCGACAAACACACCATAATCCGTTATGTTCTTCACCACACCACGACATATATCACCCACATTGATATTATCCAGAACCTTCTGACGCTTTTCATGGCGTTCTTCCTCGATCAGCTCACGACGAGAAACGATCACATTTTTTCTTTCTTGATTTATCTTAACTATTTTGAAATCATGAGTTTGACCAATATACTGCTCTAAATTTCTTGGAGCCTGCACATCAATTTGCGAACCCGGAAGGAAAGCATCGACGCCTATATTGACAATCAAGCCACCTTTGGTTTTCGACTTTATTTTGCCAGAGACCACCGAACCTTCAGTACAATTTTCTACGATAACCTCCCAATTTCTTTTTTGCTGGGCCTTGTCATAGGAAACGACCGGCAAACCAAATTTATCTTCAAGTTTTTCCAAAAAAACCTCTATTTTCGAACCGACTTCCACATCACTGATATCGCTAAATTCTGATATCGGGATCCTGCCATCGGTTTTTGTACCGATGTCGACATAGACGAAATCATCGCCTATGGATGTGATTAGTGCATCTACGACACTTTTTTCGCTTAATTCTTTAACTGGATTACTTATTAAAAGAGACTCCATTACGCTAGACATAATAAAAACTGGTTAATTGTTAATAACATAGAGTCCAGGCTACTGACCATGGAAACTCTGGATTTTCGATATTACATTTTATCTGGCCTAGGCAAGTAGAATTATATC carries:
- a CDS encoding 30S ribosomal protein S1, producing MSSVMESLLISNPVKELSEKSVVDALITSIGDDFVYVDIGTKTDGRIPISEFSDISDVEVGSKIEVFLEKLEDKFGLPVVSYDKAQQKRNWEVIVENCTEGSVVSGKIKSKTKGGLIVNIGVDAFLPGSQIDVQAPRNLEQYIGQTHDFKIVKINQERKNVIVSRRELIEEERHEKRQKVLDNINVGDICRGVVKNITDYGVFVDLDGLDGLLHIKDVSWGRVSHPEDVVSVGEEVSVMVLDIDKGRERVSLGMKQAAPNPWENIEAKYPIGSKVSGKVVNLVPYGAFVELEQGVEGLIHIAEMSWTKRINKPSEIMKVGDIISAVVVGIEKDNQRIALGIRQLEENPWEMVRHNYPIGARVRGAVRNLTNYGAFVELEEGIDGMVHVSDISWTRKINHPNDVLKKGDMVDAVVINVDMDKHEIALGIKQLEKDPWETIDEIFQIGSLVTGKVNKITAYGAFVELHSGIDGFVHISQVAEERVEKVKDVLQVGHEVSSRVIKIDKNERRIGLSVKAANYDASELEAELRAYEKIHNNKDFANLSEAFDRFEMESDTEGDGIL